The following coding sequences lie in one Kribbella sp. NBC_00709 genomic window:
- the guaD gene encoding guanine deaminase, with amino-acid sequence MTIFRGTFIDTPENPFNGGSLRVDSDTGLLVQDGVIVARGPFLQIRTAHPAEQVVDLTDGVVLPGFVDTHVHFPQIRAVGGLGLPLLEWLDRYALPEEARMADVDYATGVADEFVRGLAAAGTTSALVFGAHYSDAVDALFNAASGVGLRVTSGLVLSDRLLRPELLTTPVRAYAESLALANRWHGVGRNRYAVTPRFSLSCTDELLATCRELMDAIPGALFTSHVNENEAEIASVADLFGGADYVTTYDRHGLVDRRTVLAHNVHPTDVELKMLAVGGATVAHCPTSNAALGSGLFPLSRHLQYGVRVALGSDVGAGTGFSLLKEGLQAYFCQQLLADQGRPLTAAHLLYLSTAAGAEALDLPQVGHLSVGQHFDAQLLRPTDGSPLAVAITHAEDTEEALARIFTLGTPADVQAVWINGELLHP; translated from the coding sequence ATGACTATCTTCCGTGGCACGTTCATCGACACGCCGGAGAACCCGTTCAACGGCGGGAGTCTGCGCGTGGACAGCGACACGGGCCTGCTGGTCCAGGACGGCGTGATCGTTGCTCGCGGCCCGTTCCTGCAGATCCGGACCGCACACCCCGCCGAGCAGGTCGTGGACCTGACCGACGGCGTCGTACTCCCGGGCTTCGTCGACACCCACGTGCATTTCCCGCAGATCCGCGCGGTCGGCGGCCTCGGCCTCCCACTGCTCGAATGGCTCGACCGGTACGCCCTCCCGGAGGAAGCCCGGATGGCGGACGTCGACTATGCGACCGGCGTCGCCGACGAGTTCGTCCGCGGGCTCGCCGCCGCCGGGACGACGTCGGCGCTCGTGTTCGGCGCGCACTACTCCGATGCGGTCGACGCGCTCTTCAACGCCGCATCGGGCGTGGGCTTGCGGGTGACGAGCGGCCTGGTCCTCAGCGACCGCCTCCTGCGGCCGGAGCTCCTCACCACGCCGGTCCGTGCGTACGCCGAGTCGCTCGCCCTCGCCAACCGCTGGCACGGCGTCGGCCGCAACCGGTACGCCGTGACGCCACGCTTCTCGCTGTCGTGCACCGATGAGCTCCTGGCGACCTGCCGTGAGCTGATGGATGCGATCCCCGGCGCCCTGTTCACCTCCCATGTGAACGAGAACGAGGCCGAGATCGCATCCGTCGCCGACCTGTTCGGCGGCGCCGACTACGTCACGACGTACGACCGCCACGGCCTGGTGGACCGCCGTACCGTGCTTGCCCACAACGTCCACCCCACGGACGTCGAACTCAAGATGCTCGCGGTCGGCGGCGCGACCGTCGCGCACTGCCCGACCAGCAACGCGGCGTTGGGCAGCGGCCTGTTCCCGCTCAGCCGGCACCTGCAGTACGGCGTACGCGTCGCCCTGGGATCCGACGTCGGCGCCGGCACCGGCTTCTCGCTGCTGAAGGAAGGCCTCCAGGCGTACTTCTGCCAGCAACTCCTGGCCGACCAGGGCCGCCCGCTGACCGCAGCCCACCTGCTCTACCTCTCCACCGCCGCCGGCGCCGAGGCCCTGGACCTCCCGCAAGTGGGCCACCTGAGCGTCGGCCAGCACTTCGACGCCCAACTCCTCCGCCCCACCGACGGCTCGCCCCTCGCCGTCGCCATCACCCACGCCGAAGACACCGAAGAAGCCCTGGCCCGAATCTTCACCCTGGGCACCCCCGCCGACGTCCAGGCCGTCTGGATCAACGGCGAACTCCTGCACCCGTGA
- the xdhC gene encoding xanthine dehydrogenase accessory protein XdhC has protein sequence MRAIQLLRAGRRPGVLVTVMSVRGHAPREAGAKMVVAADNVWATVGGGNLEALAVERSRELIAAGVTVPETLTAALSDKAPYQHGVQCCGGEVKLLLEPLPVVPSVAIFGVGHVGLELARILARHDIELHLVDSRPDQLTADRLAVLDDAVAQVHVHNVPVLPELVVGELPPGTHAVIMTHDHAEDAALCDAAIRNDTLATIGLIGSSAKWTRFQRKLAEDGNSGEAIARITTPIGIPSVSGKEPAVIAVSVAAWLLERSTAERHPVSAQSAERRPASAHREAKA, from the coding sequence ATGCGAGCGATTCAGCTCCTGCGAGCGGGGCGTCGGCCCGGCGTTCTCGTCACCGTCATGTCGGTGCGTGGGCACGCTCCGCGGGAGGCCGGCGCGAAGATGGTTGTTGCTGCTGACAACGTCTGGGCGACTGTTGGCGGCGGCAACCTCGAGGCGCTGGCGGTGGAGCGTTCACGCGAGCTGATCGCGGCCGGGGTCACGGTTCCGGAGACGCTGACGGCGGCGTTGTCGGACAAAGCGCCGTACCAGCACGGGGTTCAGTGTTGTGGCGGAGAGGTGAAGCTGTTGCTGGAACCGTTGCCTGTGGTGCCGTCGGTGGCAATCTTCGGAGTCGGGCATGTCGGGCTCGAGCTGGCGCGGATCCTCGCGCGGCACGACATCGAGCTGCATCTCGTCGACTCGCGGCCGGACCAACTGACCGCGGATCGGCTTGCTGTACTGGACGATGCGGTGGCGCAGGTCCACGTACACAACGTGCCGGTGCTCCCGGAGCTCGTCGTCGGCGAACTGCCGCCAGGCACCCACGCCGTGATCATGACGCACGACCACGCTGAAGACGCCGCGCTCTGCGACGCCGCCATCCGCAACGACACGTTGGCCACGATCGGCCTGATCGGGTCCAGCGCCAAGTGGACGCGCTTCCAGCGCAAACTCGCCGAGGACGGCAACTCCGGCGAGGCGATCGCGCGGATCACCACCCCGATCGGAATTCCCAGCGTGAGCGGCAAGGAGCCGGCCGTCATCGCGGTCAGCGTTGCCGCCTGGCTGCTCGAACGTTCTACCGCCGAACGGCATCCCGTGTCGGCCCAATCTGCCGAGCGTCGCCCCGCGTCGGCTCATCGTGAGGCGAAGGCATGA
- the xdhB gene encoding xanthine dehydrogenase molybdopterin binding subunit: MSSLSERPLQPVVGVPMPHESAALHVTGTALYTDDLVMRTKDVLHAWPVQSPHAHARVTALRVKPAYDVPGVVRVLTADDVPGVNDAGVKHDEPLFPGEVMFNGHAVCWVLADTLEAARLGALAVEVEYEPLASLVSVREAIEAGSFQGIGRHLERGDVEGAMAGAAHVFSGEFEFAGQEHFYLETHAALALVDEYGQIFVQSSTQHPSETQEIVAHVLGLASHSVTVQCLRMGGGFGGKEMQPHGFAAIAALGATLTGRPVRLRLNRTQDMTMSGKRHGFHSSWTVGFSEDGRLVALDATLTADGGWSLDLSEPVLARAMCHIDNAYEIPHVRVDGQIAKTNKTSQTAFRGFGGPQGMLVIEDILGRCAPLLGYDALDLRRRNFYQPGDSTPYGQPVRHADRLESCWSQVIAGGDVAERVNALEAFNASHEHVKRGLAMTPVKFGISFNLTAFNQAGALVHVYKDGSVLINHGGTEMGQGLHTKMLQVAATTLGVPLARVRLAPTRTDKVPNTSATAASSGADLNGAAIKNACEQIRERLAQVAGGRLGISPSDVRFVNGDVRGLSGDGLPWNELVGAAYMQRVQLWAAGFYRTEGLHWDANAMRGEPFKYFAYGVAAAEVEVDGFTGAYTLRRVDIVHDVGDSLSPLIDIGQIEGGFVQGAGWLTLEDLRWDESTGDRRGRLATQAASTYKLPSFSEMPEVFNVRLLEKAHEDGAIYGSKAVGEPPLMLAFSVREALRHAAAAFGPAGTSVDLPSPATPEAVYWALDGARSGKSWDGTGASSPQPAGD; this comes from the coding sequence ATGAGCTCGCTGTCGGAGCGGCCGCTCCAGCCGGTCGTCGGCGTACCGATGCCGCACGAGAGTGCCGCACTGCACGTGACCGGAACCGCCTTATATACAGACGATCTGGTCATGCGGACGAAGGACGTGCTGCATGCGTGGCCGGTTCAGTCGCCGCATGCGCACGCGCGGGTGACTGCGCTGCGCGTGAAGCCGGCGTACGACGTACCTGGTGTGGTGCGTGTGCTGACCGCGGATGACGTACCGGGGGTGAACGACGCGGGCGTGAAGCACGACGAGCCGTTGTTCCCGGGTGAGGTGATGTTCAACGGGCATGCGGTGTGTTGGGTGCTTGCGGACACGCTAGAGGCTGCGCGGCTCGGGGCCTTGGCGGTGGAGGTTGAGTACGAGCCGCTGGCGTCGTTGGTGAGCGTTCGCGAGGCGATCGAGGCCGGCAGCTTCCAGGGCATCGGGCGGCATCTGGAGCGCGGCGACGTCGAGGGGGCGATGGCTGGCGCGGCGCACGTGTTCAGCGGGGAGTTCGAGTTCGCTGGACAGGAGCACTTCTACCTGGAGACGCACGCGGCGTTGGCGCTGGTGGACGAGTACGGGCAGATCTTCGTGCAGTCGAGTACGCAGCATCCCTCGGAGACGCAGGAGATCGTTGCGCATGTGCTCGGGCTGGCCAGTCACTCCGTGACGGTGCAGTGCCTGCGGATGGGTGGTGGCTTCGGCGGCAAGGAGATGCAGCCGCACGGATTCGCTGCGATCGCCGCACTCGGCGCGACGCTGACCGGGCGGCCGGTGCGGTTGCGGCTGAACCGGACGCAGGACATGACGATGTCGGGGAAGCGGCACGGGTTCCACAGTTCGTGGACGGTCGGGTTCTCCGAGGACGGCCGGCTGGTCGCGCTGGATGCGACTCTGACCGCGGACGGCGGGTGGAGTCTCGACCTATCGGAGCCGGTGCTGGCGCGGGCCATGTGTCACATTGACAATGCGTACGAGATCCCGCACGTCCGCGTCGACGGGCAGATCGCGAAGACCAACAAGACCTCGCAGACCGCGTTCCGCGGGTTCGGCGGGCCGCAGGGGATGCTGGTGATCGAGGACATCCTCGGGCGGTGCGCGCCGCTGCTCGGGTACGACGCCTTGGACCTGCGCCGGCGGAACTTCTACCAGCCGGGCGACTCCACGCCGTACGGGCAACCGGTGCGGCACGCGGATCGCCTCGAGTCGTGCTGGAGTCAGGTCATCGCGGGTGGTGACGTTGCTGAGCGGGTCAATGCTCTGGAGGCCTTCAACGCGTCGCACGAGCATGTGAAGCGTGGATTGGCGATGACTCCGGTGAAGTTCGGGATCTCGTTCAACCTGACCGCGTTCAACCAGGCCGGGGCCCTCGTCCACGTCTACAAGGACGGGTCGGTACTGATCAACCACGGTGGCACCGAGATGGGCCAGGGTCTGCACACGAAGATGCTGCAGGTCGCCGCCACCACGTTGGGGGTGCCGCTGGCGCGCGTACGGCTCGCGCCGACGCGTACCGACAAGGTGCCGAACACGTCCGCGACCGCGGCGTCGTCCGGCGCCGATCTGAACGGCGCGGCGATCAAGAACGCGTGTGAGCAGATCCGGGAGCGACTGGCGCAGGTCGCCGGCGGGCGGCTCGGGATCAGCCCGTCCGACGTACGGTTCGTCAACGGCGACGTACGCGGGTTGTCCGGTGACGGTCTGCCGTGGAACGAACTCGTTGGGGCGGCCTACATGCAGCGGGTGCAGCTGTGGGCGGCCGGTTTCTACCGGACCGAGGGCCTGCACTGGGACGCCAACGCGATGCGCGGCGAGCCCTTCAAGTACTTCGCGTACGGTGTCGCGGCGGCCGAGGTCGAGGTGGACGGGTTCACCGGGGCGTACACGTTGCGCCGGGTCGACATCGTGCACGACGTCGGGGACAGCCTGAGCCCGTTGATCGACATCGGCCAGATCGAGGGCGGGTTCGTCCAAGGCGCCGGCTGGTTGACGCTCGAGGACCTGCGCTGGGACGAGTCGACCGGCGACCGGCGCGGGCGGCTGGCGACCCAGGCGGCGAGCACGTACAAGCTCCCGAGCTTCTCGGAGATGCCAGAGGTGTTCAACGTCCGTCTGCTGGAGAAGGCCCACGAGGACGGCGCCATCTACGGCTCGAAGGCCGTTGGCGAGCCGCCGCTCATGTTGGCCTTCTCCGTCCGCGAGGCCTTGCGGCACGCCGCAGCCGCCTTCGGCCCCGCGGGAACAAGTGTCGACCTGCCTTCGCCGGCCACGCCCGAGGCCGTCTACTGGGCTCTGGACGGCGCCCGCTCCGGCAAGTCCTGGGACGGGACCGGCGCCTCGTCCCCGCAACCGGCGGGTGACTGA